One Magnolia sinica isolate HGM2019 chromosome 2, MsV1, whole genome shotgun sequence genomic window, GGTCCAATCCTTTGTTTTGATGATGGGAGTTACTCTGGATGGCCCATGAACCGTGAATCTCCCACATGGGTGGAGACTGATCACCTCCAGGTGTCCTGCTTTGTGGATGTCGGCAATTTTCAGCCAATCAAACAAAGAAAAGGCCCGCAATCAGTTATTTATGTGGTTGAAGATGGCCTGCATAGATGTTATGACGCAGACCGCCCGTAGGGGATCAGatcaacggtccatatcaaaCTTTCCTATAAGActcaaaaacaaaaaatttagtgatagttttattattattattattattattatttattttttagaaaggtTGGATCACACCACCTTTAACTTTGTTGAAAGGTAAACAAATATTACACCAGGACAGACTCAAATAAAAACAAACAACTCAAAATCTCTATGGACATCGAAGGACCTACAAAAGGGACCGGAATGAGACTAGCCCCACAGGACTTTTAAAACAGTTaaataactcaagtgggccgtaataaaggaaaagatggttagagaaattcctacggttgaaactTCACTagtttgacagtgatgtttatatgccatctatatcGTTAACAACGTAATTACAACTGGATGaactggaaaaaaataaaaaataatatatatattagtatgattcaaaacttctgtggccccatgaatatttcaactgtgtatgttcaattatcacgttttcagtccacttgagcattggatacatttcatttttggcatcatgtcgtgaaatgaaatcacaaaactgatggatgggaaggatttctgacaaacatcacagtgggtcccacctgggttACCAGGTGAAAGGCTTTGGCAAGAAATCCGTGTGGTAAAAAAGGTAAAAAAACGGAAAAAGAGGAGACGTACCAGCTAACGCCTCCGTATGCTTACGTGACCTCCGCCTTCTACCTAACCGCTCATCACCAATTAATGGGGTACATGTATAACCCGTCCCGAGCTCTGGACGGGCAGGGGAAGTACCTAATCTGCACCCGCGTCGGCGCtcatcttcgcatgacacgtatctagctatatagatggtgtgtggtacaccagccaatccgcttccgtaataATCATGCTTCAAATGATCTAGAGTTGAATGCAAGCCATTTGAAATGGCCTTTTTAATGCTTCGTATTCCTTCTACTTCCAGTGATTATCAGAATCACCCCTTGAGCATAAGCTTCGGATGGTCACCCCTACAGAGTATGAcatagacggcttggatagacCGCAGCCTGTGAGCCCAAGTGGGTTGACACATGGTCGTGATCTGAAAGTACAGCTTCCAGTGGGCCAACTGCTCCATCAGACTTCCGGGTCTAATCCCCTATCGGTAAGGGGCAGGACATTTTTTCAACCTGTCAATCCGTCGTGGATCATTTGAATTTTTAGCCTAACTATGTCGGGGCTTAGCTCTGTTTTGACTAAACTCTAAAGAGGCCCAGCCAAATTCGATCAACCATGCCTGGCTTTGATATCTGACAAATAAACAGTCTGAAGTGGCCCAGCCTGACAGAGGTCACAACCTGGCTGGTTGTAGCGATTATTTTAAGAGTAATGTAATATTGAAGATCAATGGCATGGTATtatgataacaaaaatgataGTCTGATTTGGCCAAAATTTGTGGTGAATAGTGAGATTGGGCTGGAACTAAAGAGCAACAACTTGATTGTGTTAGTAATGAAGATCAACAATATGATTAGACGTATGATTAAAAAAAGATGGTATGATTGGACTGACATCAAAGATGAACCATCTAATTAGGACAAAATTGAAAATGAATGGCAATTGGGCCGCTATTGATGATCAAAGGTTCAATTGACAAATCTTGAAGATTAATGGTATGATTGGACCAGTATCAAAATTAAATTATCTAACTTGGCAAACTTATAAATAAAGTGTGATTAGTTCGATATTGAAGATCAATAGTCTGATTGGGCATATATTAAAGATTAACTTTATGATTGGATCAATATCAAAGATGAACAGTCTTAAAATGGTTGAATTGGACAGTTGACTTTAATTTTAACCTAAGTTGACAATTAATCTTTCATATTGTTTGAATATGATCAATTGGCTTTAACATAGTCTAACCAAAGGTCGATGTTGAAGACCAATAATAACATGATTGAATTGATATCAAAGATGAACAGTCTAATTTGATTAAAACTAAAGATGAATAATGAGATTAGTTTGATACTGAAGATTAATAGACCGATTGGGTAAATATTGAAGATTAATGGCATGATATGATTATAAGAAAGATGATGGTCTGATTTAGCCAAAATTTGTGATGAATAGTGAGATTGGGATGGTACTAAAGAGCAACAATTTGATTGGGTTAATATTGAAGATCAAATAATATGATTAGATGTATCATTAAAAAAATACGGTATGATTGGGCTGATATCAAAGATGAATTATTGAAATAGGACAAAATTGGAGATGAATGGCGATTGGGCCACTATTGATGATCAAAGGTTCAATTGACAAATATTGAAGATTAACGGTATGATTGGACCAGTATCAAAATTATATTATCTAAATTGgcaaaattagaaataaatagtGTGATTGATTCGATATTGAAGATCAATGGTCCGATTGAGTAGAAATTAAATATTAAAGCTACGATCATAGCAATATCAAAGATGAACAATCTTAAAATGGTTGAATTGGGAAGTTGACTTTAATTTTAGCCTAAGTTGACATTGATCTTTCATATTGTTTGAATATGACCAAATGGCTTTAACATTGTCTAATCAGACCATCCATCTTTATTATTGGCTCAATCAGACCGTTTATCatcaatattagcttgatcagcCATTTCATCTTCAATTTCGGGCCAATCAGACCGTTCATCTTTTATTGATCTTCAATATCAATAAATTGGACCGTTTGTATGAATATCATTCCAATTGGACCATTCATCTCCGACTTCATCCCAATCAAAccattaattttttatattagtCTAATTAGAGCATTGATCTTCAAATTTGGCCTAATTCTACCGTTGATCTTCAGTATCACTCAAATTGGACCATTCGAATTCAACAACAATCCAATCGAAGCATTCATCTTTATTATCGGCCTAATCCAACCATTCATTTTCAATATTCACTCAACTAGTTGGTTAATCATTAGTACCAAATTAGACCATTTATGTCCACTTTTGGCccaataagaccattcatctTTGATATCAATCCATTCTAGACATTGATCTTCAATATCGAGCAAATTGGATCATTGATCTTGATTTTCAGCTTAATCAAACCATTCATCTCCAATTTATGCATAATTAGCCCGGCCAAATTGTAGATGTGGCATAGAAGTAATTCAAATTCAGCCAGCCAAATTGTGTGTCCCAGCTTAGATGCACGGAAATAAGTTTACTTGGTTATATGAATATCAGATTGAGGGATGTTTATTGGACGGTTATAGCAATAACTGGGGATGTATTCTAGCGAACCTATTAAATGTTGCTTTATTGGGTGCAATTTGTAGAAATCAAGCAAATACCTGTCATTTCAAGTAttcatataacacacacacatacacacatacaacATGCCATGCATCAGTCAGTACACACTCTCAAATCTCATACATATTTCAACGATGGAGAAGGAATGAAACAGTAGTGGTCCATGATCGATGGTCATCAGCTATTACTAGTTTGTCCAAATTCACGTAAGAAGAGCCTCCTTTCTTGGTAGCATTCTCAGCATTCTCCTTCCACTTCAAGGCCTTCATCTTcatctctttccctttctctcctTCCATCAATTCCCTAACCAGCTTCTCCACTTCATCTCTTTTCACATTGGTGTCGATCTCCATTCCAATCCCCCACTCGGTGCATGTGAACCAACAATTCGTTTGTTGGTCAGCGAAGAATGGCCAACATATCATTTGCACCCCACTCCCTATGCTTTCAACTGTTGAATTCCACCCACTATGCGTTAGGAATCCTCCGATAGAAGGGTGTGCAAGAACTTGCTCTTGTGCACACCACCCTGCTAGCAGGCACCTTCCTTTGGTCTCTTCAATGAAGTCCTCTAGCAAAATCGCTGTATCTCCCATCACTAGATCAGGTCGAATGATCCATAAGAAGGGATGATTGCTATTCGCAAGCCCCCAAGCAAACTCCCTCACCTGGTGTGCCGTCATGACTGTGATGCTCCCAAAATTCACATAAAGGACAGATCCAGGCTCTTTTGTGTCCAGCCATTTTAGACAAGTAGTATCTACTTTCCACAAGTTCAATGCGATGGACCTGGATGGGCTTTCGGATATCTGGTGACTCAGTAACACCAAAGGACCTATAGGAAAGATCTGAAGCGAGAACTTGGATCGGATCGCTTCTAGAACGTCACATCCCAAATCCTCAAACGTGTTGAGAATGACACCCTTAGCCCTTGCTGCATTCTTTGCATTTTCTAACTCGCTGTTAAACATGATATCATCAAGACTCGTTGTTCTAATGAAACTCGGCAAGTCCCTTAGTCGAATGTCTTTCATCTCTGGAATCCAATCGATGCGAGTGTCGAGATATCCATTGGTTAAGCAACTCTCATCTACATAATATTAGAAGCCATTAAATAAATTAAACGTATGGGATTCGTTTCGATCCAATATTACAAAATTTAATTTGCGTTCATAGCATTCATAGAGAGGTTCTTGCTGAATATCTTCAGAACATCAAAAGACTTTGGCGttatttgtcaaaaaaaaaaaaagaaaaaaagaaaaaaaggttgcGTCTTTCAAAATTGGGTagattctttacttcaaataAATTTTATTTCCCCTCTGGTATTCCATCTCTAATGAAAAGTCTCCTATTATTTTTGGAAATAAAAAAGATGTTATAGGAACGTTTGGCGACGTTGGGAGTTTTTGCCACCAAAAGGTCTAGTAAGGAAAGTTGGTCAATTGAGAGTCTTTTTGTGACAACCTCCCATAAAACAGGATTAAGCCATGGAAATTAAGGAAAACAGTTGCCTAAGAGTTTACGTTTCtgatcatttaaaattgatgatTAGCCCATATTGAAAGTGGGATCCAacatgaatggtccatattaagTTGTGCCAACATAACGCACGATCACAtgaatcaaaggtgggccccacatgatagatggtccaaatCAAAGTGTGGCCCGACacaatggacgatccacatcaagcgAGCCTCACCTGATTGATGGTTTACATTAGAAGTGagactcacatgatggatggttgacattaaaggtgggaccacatgatggaaggttgacatcaaagtaggcctacatgatgaacaacccatattaaaggttgggccccacatgatgaatggtccatatcaaggtgggcccataatgCATGattcatatcaaaggtgggtcccatatgatggatggcccacatcaaaatgtagccccgcatgatggaccatccacatcagtgggtcccacatgatggatggtctacaacaaaagtgggacccacatgatagatggtggacatcaaaggtggacctgtATGATGAATGACCCCTATTGAAGgtggggatccacatgatgaataactcacatcaaagtgggcccaaataAAGCACCGTTCACATCAAAGTTGGACCTTGTatgatgaatgactcacatcaaagtgtggcctaaCATGATGGACTATTAACATCAAGTGGTctccacataatggacggtccacatcataggtgggacccacgtgaacccatattgaaggtggagcCCCACAgaatgaatggtctacatcaaggTGCGATCACATAATGGACAGAGTGGGTCTCACGAGATGGATGGCCCACACTAAAGtgtggcccctcatgatggatagtccacatcaagtgggccccacctaatggacggtccacatccaatgTCTCACATGAAGGATGGCCCATattgaaagtggcccaacataaTGGATGATATAGAAGGTGCACCCCATAtgttggatggtggacatcaaatgcgggcccacatgatggacaacctactttgaaggtggggcccagaaGATGAAcccatcaaatgtggactccacgTCATGGGTAGCGGATATTGAATGGCCCCACATAGAGGaaaattagcattgatggtgtgccccacatgatgggtggcccacatcaaggtgggccgcacataatggatggcccatgtcaaagattagcccctaataatgaatgatccacatttaagatgggcctcacatgaaggatgacccactttgaaggtttggcctACACGATATGGACGTTCCACATCAACGgtggctccatatgatggacgtCCACATCCAATGTCTGACATAATAAAtgcccaaatgtcttaaaacatgtAGTTTGTAGCTATCTATTCTTTTGCCATTTGGGGTAAGACTCATTCACAGTGAGATTCACTTTTGTAAAAAGAacaattgtaattttatttaaatgaCATCAACGACCTCTAAAAAAGCTCTATTTGAGCATTTTACCAAACGTGTATAATACAAATAAGAACTTAGTTGAGAAATTACAGGTGTTTTTCCCTACAGGTTAGAGAAATGCTTTGCACAGGTCCAGGTGAAACAATTTAAGAACAAGGCAACAACATCATTATAGGTTCCTGAACACAGTAAATAGCCTCGTGAGGCTAAACCTTTGTAACAATACTACAAATGAAGCCAACTACTGCATTcattaaaacaaagaaaaatcatatcaaaaatcaaatgattaaaGATGGACATCAAAAGGATTAATTGTTGTTACCAGTCATGTTGCATTTTGCAAAACCAAAAACCACTCCCAAGAGGACTCAGACCTTTCCGAACTGTCACTCTCTTTCCAATATGCCAGCTTCTCACAACCACTCAATTCCCACCTCAAGGAAAGAGATGATGAGTTTGCAAAAGCCCTTCCTAATGAGGTGGATCTATGTTGATTGTTCCCCTCCCATATATCAGGTTAGTccactcatggatgggccaaaaaagtatgaaagaaacagagagattAAATGTATAACAGTGGTATACgttattggttgaagcatttcttcaaacaactaaTCAGCAGATGTCAGCGGCCATGGACAAGACTAgcagagaaggaagaaagggaagggaagtagagagagagagagagagagagagagagagagagagagagagagagagagagagagagaggtaccaAATGCTTCTTTCAAGAGAGGCCGAAGTGGAGggacgttggagagagagagagatttttgggatttggggatggggcgagggatttggggatggggcgatttgggagagaagagggaagaagggttttTGGGAGAGAAACATTGGCGCGCGCGATTCGGAGATGCGGCGATTTGGGAGAGGAGGGAAAAACGGATTTTGGAGAGAAGAAGGCGGGCGCgatttggggatgaaatttgggAGGCAAAAGgaccctccttttttttttttggttttaattCCAGCGGCGGTGGCTTATCCGTACACAGGCGGCCACGTAAAAACGCCGCACATTTTGTATCTACATAGGCGTTTCGTTGGGGCCGCCAGTAAGAATCCGCCGCTGATTatgatatttcttgtagtgtataaTACAAATaagaactttttttaaaaattgatttgAAAAAGTAATTTTATAAATGAACTTATTTAAAACAAAAGGAACTTATTAGAGTAGCTTccagaaggggaaaaaaaaaaaaaaacccttttaaagaaaaaaaaaaaaaaaaccccataaAGGATTTTAAATCCTCGAAAATCCAACCCCCAAGATATCTCAATCCCTCGGTGTCCATGCTTCATGGTTGCCAATCCTAATAAATAAATGCACacttctttctctactttctacaATATATTAATACAATGTGGTACCATTGTATTAGCAAAAGTAGAAAGAGTGAATGTATCTATCAATAAGGGTTGGTGCAAATAGGTTGTCCTTGTGTTTAGAGTTGGGTAGaactgacccgatccggtggatctgacccAATTCcgcagatccgacccgatccaaagGCTTGGATCGGTGCGGTTTGAGTAGGATCAGTCTGATCCGACCATTCATCGGATCGAGTAGGATCAGTCAGATCCGACCGTTCATCAGATCGAGTTTGGATTAATgtcaatctggaccgatccgatccggaatCCGATCTGATCCAGAATTCGATCCGATCCGGTCATATAGTATGAAGTTAAAATAGAGCCATTGGATGTTTGCGTCTAACTGTTGAGAAATAAAGGGCCGAGGTTAAAACATTTCCCAAGAGAGGTAATGTGAGGGTATTGCGGGTGGCACATTGATGAAGGCTGTGTTGTGCAGGTGTACCCCCACCAGGCCTTGGAACCTGGTTTGCAAGCGGATGGGCTGGCGTAGAAGCGGATcggagtaaactttgtgggcccaaatgtcattcatgcaatttatccactctgtctatctcttttaatagataattttagggcgttatcccaaaaatggagtgtatccaactctcaagtggagcAAACCACcgaaaatagtgtgaattgaacatatatcgttgaaaaattattgggggccaaa contains:
- the LOC131238033 gene encoding 7-deoxyloganetin glucosyltransferase-like encodes the protein MGSLLTQKPHVICIPYPSQGPINAMLHLAKILHFRGFYITFVNIDFNHQRLVRSMGSDSIKGFDDFRFETIPDGLTTLNQDRTQDTAALCDSLRKNFHSPLLDLLKKINAMSNVPPITCIISDGYVNFTLQAAEELGIPEYLFFTSSACCLLCGLYFPELVERGYILLKDESCLTNGYLDTRIDWIPEMKDIRLRDLPSFIRTTSLDDIMFNSELENAKNAARAKGVILNTFEDLGCDVLEAIRSKFSLQIFPIGPLVLLSHQISESPSRSIALNLWKVDTTCLKWLDTKEPGSVLYVNFGSITVMTAHQVREFAWGLANSNHPFLWIIRPDLVMGDTAILLEDFIEETKGRCLLAGWCAQEQVLAHPSIGGFLTHSGWNSTVESIGSGVQMICWPFFADQQTNCWFTCTEWGIGMEIDTNVKRDEVEKLVRELMEGEKGKEMKMKALKWKENAENATKKGGSSYVNLDKLVIADDHRSWTTTVSFLLHR